A single genomic interval of Oleidesulfovibrio alaskensis DSM 16109 harbors:
- a CDS encoding metal ABC transporter solute-binding protein, Zn/Mn family: MNRLFQYAATAFITLFTGLMPLGGTAAAADVSVAVSIIPQKYLIEKIAGDTADVSVMVLPGASPATYEPRPAQLAALAGADLYFSIGVPFESAWLERILSASKAMTPVAMDNGITKLPMAEHHHEDDRHAHEAHSHDEDGHHDHEEHGHHETEHSDHAGIAPHEHGHDEHGHDEHGHEHEGGSDPHVWLSPANMKVMARTATEALIRTAPQHAQLYRANLAAFEQEADALDTRLRAIFASTPSDRRAFMVFHPSWGYFAADYGLHQIPIELQGKEPSPRTLRELIETAQEKNIRVVFAAPQFSQKSAAVIARSIGGTVVTADPLAADWADNLISVAEAFAASFGN; the protein is encoded by the coding sequence ATGAACCGCCTGTTTCAGTACGCCGCAACGGCGTTTATAACATTGTTCACGGGGCTTATGCCCCTTGGCGGCACCGCAGCCGCGGCCGACGTTTCCGTGGCTGTCAGCATCATTCCGCAAAAATATCTTATCGAAAAAATCGCAGGAGACACAGCCGATGTCTCGGTGATGGTGCTTCCGGGTGCCAGTCCGGCAACATATGAGCCCCGCCCCGCTCAGCTCGCCGCCCTTGCCGGAGCCGATCTCTACTTTTCCATCGGGGTTCCTTTTGAATCGGCATGGCTTGAGCGCATTCTTTCGGCCAGCAAAGCCATGACACCGGTTGCCATGGATAACGGCATTACCAAACTGCCCATGGCGGAACACCATCACGAAGACGACCGTCATGCCCATGAGGCACACAGCCACGACGAAGACGGTCACCATGACCACGAGGAACACGGACACCACGAAACGGAACACAGCGACCATGCCGGAATTGCCCCGCATGAACACGGACATGACGAGCACGGGCATGACGAGCACGGGCACGAACACGAAGGAGGCAGCGATCCCCATGTATGGCTTTCGCCTGCCAATATGAAGGTAATGGCACGCACCGCGACAGAAGCGCTCATCAGAACAGCGCCTCAGCATGCGCAGCTCTACCGTGCCAATCTGGCTGCTTTTGAGCAGGAAGCCGATGCACTCGACACGAGGCTGCGCGCCATTTTCGCCTCCACTCCGTCAGACAGAAGAGCCTTCATGGTTTTCCACCCTTCGTGGGGATATTTTGCCGCCGATTACGGGCTGCACCAGATTCCCATCGAACTGCAGGGCAAGGAACCGAGCCCCCGCACCTTGCGTGAACTCATAGAGACAGCGCAGGAAAAAAATATCCGCGTCGTTTTCGCTGCACCGCAGTTTTCTCAGAAAAGTGCGGCTGTCATCGCCCGCAGCATAGGCGGTACCGTAGTCACGGCAGACCCGCTGGCTGCAGACTGGGCTGACAACCTCATCAGTGTGGCAGAAGCTTTTGCAGCCTCATTCGGTAACTGA
- a CDS encoding TRAP transporter large permease — protein sequence MDPTIAGICGIAAMMVLFMLRMPVAYAMLLVGVAGFSMLTSVTGGLNMLGRSVYSTFASHELSTIPLFILMGQIAFNAGISRRLYDTAYCFLGHVRGGLAMATVSACTAFGAVCGSSPATAATMATVGLPEMKRFGYSDELAAGAVASGGGLGMIMPPSVVLLVYGVLTEQSIGALFVAGILPALLLTLLFIAAVAVQCLLYPKHGPAGRRSSWRCRLRSLMGLVDTLLVFALVIGGMFYGWFTPTEAASIGVLGVFVLAVSRGHLGWRGFVKAVDETLRTSCMVMLLIAGATVFGKFLAVTRIPFDIAGWVGGFDLPAFAVMGLVVAVYFVGGCFMDSLALVMLTIPVFYPLVLNLGYDPVWFGIIIVLVTEMGVITPPVGINVYVVYGIAQQVVPGGIALESVFKGVLPFLVAVIAGIALLLCFPQIVTLLPSLMY from the coding sequence ATGGATCCCACGATTGCGGGTATTTGCGGCATTGCTGCCATGATGGTGCTTTTCATGCTGCGCATGCCGGTGGCTTATGCCATGCTGCTGGTGGGGGTTGCCGGGTTCAGTATGCTTACCAGCGTCACCGGCGGGCTGAACATGCTGGGGCGGTCGGTATATTCCACGTTTGCCTCGCACGAGCTGAGCACCATCCCTTTGTTCATTCTCATGGGGCAGATTGCTTTCAACGCGGGTATAAGCCGGCGGCTTTATGACACCGCGTATTGTTTTTTGGGCCATGTGCGCGGCGGGCTGGCCATGGCCACGGTTTCCGCCTGTACGGCATTCGGCGCTGTCTGCGGATCCAGTCCGGCCACGGCGGCCACCATGGCCACAGTGGGCCTGCCCGAGATGAAGCGCTTCGGATATTCGGACGAACTGGCCGCTGGCGCCGTGGCTTCCGGCGGCGGGCTGGGCATGATCATGCCGCCCAGTGTTGTTCTGCTGGTTTACGGAGTGCTCACAGAGCAGTCCATAGGCGCTCTGTTCGTCGCCGGTATTCTGCCCGCCTTGCTGCTTACCTTGCTTTTTATCGCGGCGGTTGCGGTGCAGTGCCTGCTGTACCCGAAGCACGGACCGGCAGGCCGGCGTTCGTCATGGCGTTGCCGTCTGCGTTCACTTATGGGGCTGGTGGACACTCTGCTTGTTTTTGCGCTTGTCATCGGCGGCATGTTCTACGGCTGGTTCACCCCCACGGAGGCTGCTTCCATCGGCGTGCTCGGGGTGTTTGTGCTTGCCGTATCCAGAGGGCATCTGGGATGGCGGGGTTTTGTCAAAGCCGTGGATGAGACCCTGCGCACATCATGCATGGTCATGCTGCTGATAGCCGGTGCCACCGTGTTCGGCAAATTTCTTGCCGTGACCCGTATTCCTTTTGACATTGCCGGCTGGGTAGGTGGTTTTGATCTGCCGGCCTTTGCCGTTATGGGACTTGTGGTGGCCGTGTACTTTGTGGGCGGCTGCTTTATGGATTCACTGGCGCTGGTCATGCTGACCATACCGGTGTTCTATCCTCTGGTGCTCAATCTGGGGTACGACCCTGTCTGGTTCGGCATCATCATTGTGCTGGTAACTGAAATGGGGGTCATCACTCCGCCGGTGGGTATAAATGTCTATGTTGTGTACGGCATTGCCCAGCAGGTTGTTCCGGGCGGTATAGCTCTGGAGAGTGTGTTCAAGGGGGTTCTGCCTTTTCTTGTGGCGGTGATTGCGGGCATTGCCCTGCTGCTTTGCTTTCCGCAGATTGTCACCCTGTTGCCATCGCTGATGTATTGA
- a CDS encoding proline--tRNA ligase, producing the protein MRWSNFYIPTLKEAPADAEVVSHKLLIRAGMIRKLTSGIYIYLPLGLRSIEKAASIVRQEMNSAGAQELLMPMVQPADLWQESGRWDFYGKELLRISDRHGRDYCLGPTHEEVITDLVRGEVRSYRQLPLNLYQIQTKFRDEIRPRFGLMRGREFMMKDAYSFDRDAQGLDISYRAMYEAYMKIFSRMGLKFRAVEADSGSIGGSFSHEFMVLAETGEDTIAFCHDCDYSANVERAEVVCTLDECDAPVAGVEEVHTPDRHTVEEVCEFMNVPAAALIKTLLYVADGEPVAALVRGDRELNEAKLKNLLRADTLELASPEQVREWTGAPVGFAGPVGLGVKRLFADNELRLATDWITGANKADTHLRHVSLKRDTRLSGYADLRMITEKDPCPRCSGTLELTRGIEVGHVFKLGTKYSEAMGCKFLDENGKEQVMLMGCYGIGVSRVVAACIEQNSDENGIVFPPPIAPFEVLLLNLDGKNDDVNARVDELYGAVQAAGCDVLMDDRNERPGVKFKDADLIGVPMQLVVGGKGLARGIVEAKDRRTGEKTELPVDGFAQAFAAWRRQVLQGWGL; encoded by the coding sequence ATGCGCTGGAGCAATTTTTATATTCCCACCCTTAAAGAAGCCCCTGCCGATGCGGAAGTGGTAAGCCACAAGCTGCTGATCCGTGCGGGAATGATCCGCAAGCTTACTTCGGGGATTTATATTTATCTGCCGCTGGGGCTGCGCTCTATCGAAAAGGCGGCGTCCATCGTGCGTCAGGAGATGAACAGCGCCGGAGCACAGGAACTGCTTATGCCCATGGTGCAGCCTGCCGACCTGTGGCAGGAGAGCGGCCGCTGGGATTTTTACGGCAAAGAACTGCTGCGTATTTCAGACCGGCACGGCCGCGATTACTGCCTTGGGCCCACGCACGAAGAGGTCATTACCGACCTTGTGCGGGGTGAGGTGCGTTCGTACCGGCAGCTGCCTCTGAATCTGTATCAGATCCAGACCAAGTTCCGCGACGAAATCCGCCCGCGTTTCGGGCTGATGCGCGGCCGTGAATTTATGATGAAGGATGCGTACTCCTTTGACCGGGACGCACAGGGGCTGGATATCAGCTACCGTGCCATGTACGAAGCCTATATGAAAATTTTCAGCCGTATGGGGCTGAAATTCCGCGCAGTGGAAGCGGATTCCGGTTCCATAGGCGGCAGTTTTTCGCATGAGTTCATGGTGCTGGCCGAAACAGGCGAAGACACTATAGCATTCTGCCACGACTGTGATTATTCCGCCAACGTCGAACGTGCGGAAGTAGTGTGCACGCTGGATGAATGCGACGCCCCCGTTGCCGGTGTGGAAGAGGTGCATACTCCTGACCGGCACACGGTGGAAGAAGTGTGCGAGTTCATGAATGTGCCTGCCGCAGCGCTGATCAAAACCCTGCTGTATGTGGCCGACGGCGAGCCTGTTGCCGCTTTGGTGCGCGGTGACCGCGAGCTTAACGAGGCCAAACTGAAAAACCTGCTGCGTGCCGATACTCTGGAACTGGCCTCTCCTGAACAGGTCAGGGAATGGACCGGCGCACCGGTGGGATTTGCCGGCCCTGTTGGGCTGGGCGTGAAACGCCTGTTTGCCGATAATGAGCTGCGGCTTGCCACGGACTGGATAACCGGTGCCAACAAGGCAGACACGCACCTGCGGCATGTAAGCCTGAAACGCGACACCCGCCTTTCGGGATATGCCGACCTGCGCATGATTACGGAAAAGGATCCCTGCCCGCGGTGTTCCGGCACGCTGGAGCTTACCCGCGGTATTGAAGTGGGCCACGTTTTCAAGCTGGGCACAAAATACAGCGAGGCCATGGGCTGCAAGTTCCTTGACGAGAACGGCAAGGAACAGGTCATGCTGATGGGTTGCTACGGCATAGGCGTTTCCCGTGTGGTGGCCGCCTGTATTGAACAGAACAGTGACGAGAACGGCATTGTTTTTCCGCCCCCCATTGCCCCCTTCGAGGTGCTGCTGCTTAATCTGGACGGCAAGAACGATGATGTGAACGCCAGAGTGGACGAGCTGTACGGGGCAGTGCAGGCAGCCGGATGCGATGTGCTGATGGACGACCGTAATGAGCGTCCCGGGGTCAAGTTCAAGGATGCTGACCTGATAGGTGTTCCCATGCAGCTGGTTGTTGGCGGAAAAGGCCTTGCCAGAGGCATTGTGGAGGCCAAGGACCGCCGTACCGGTGAAAAAACGGAACTGCCCGTGGACGGGTTTGCGCAGGCTTTTGCCGCATGGCGCAGGCAGGTTCTGCAGGGCTGGGGTCTGTAA
- a CDS encoding TRAP transporter substrate-binding protein codes for MKRLMLLAVCAVLLGVSGFASVCLGQTYRLTYSSFFPPSHVQSVLAEEWAREVEKRTAGAVVIDFYPAGTLTGARQAYDGVVQGISDIGLSALAYSRGRFPLMEAVDLPLGYTSGAQATRVANSVYSHFVPRELQDVHVLYFHAHGPGLLHTRQKAVRSLEDMQGLKLRATGNSASVVKALGGTPVAMSMPESYQSIQRGVVDGGMYPAETNKGWKMAEVVDYCTEAVPVAYTTTFFVVMNKDRWESLPGEVQETITRISREWAPRHGAAWDESDAEGRAFFAEQGNSFITLEEAEMARWKQAVEPVVQEYVRQAAKRGVDAEGVVEFIRNELASGR; via the coding sequence GTGAAACGTCTGATGTTACTGGCCGTATGTGCGGTCTTGCTTGGAGTGTCCGGCTTTGCTTCTGTATGTCTGGGGCAGACGTACAGGCTGACATACAGCAGCTTTTTTCCGCCCTCGCATGTGCAGTCCGTACTGGCGGAAGAGTGGGCGCGGGAAGTTGAAAAAAGAACAGCAGGTGCTGTCGTCATTGATTTTTATCCTGCCGGAACCCTGACAGGGGCAAGGCAGGCCTACGACGGCGTGGTGCAGGGGATTTCTGACATCGGGCTCTCCGCGCTGGCGTATTCCAGAGGACGTTTTCCGCTTATGGAAGCCGTGGACCTGCCGCTGGGGTATACCAGCGGGGCGCAGGCCACACGGGTTGCAAACAGCGTGTACAGTCACTTTGTGCCGCGCGAACTGCAGGACGTGCATGTGCTGTATTTTCATGCCCATGGTCCCGGGCTGCTGCATACGCGGCAAAAGGCGGTGCGCTCGCTGGAAGATATGCAGGGCTTGAAGCTGCGTGCCACAGGAAATTCCGCCAGTGTGGTCAAAGCACTGGGCGGGACGCCCGTGGCCATGTCGATGCCTGAATCATATCAGTCCATCCAGCGCGGCGTGGTTGACGGCGGCATGTATCCTGCCGAAACAAACAAAGGCTGGAAAATGGCGGAAGTTGTTGATTACTGCACGGAGGCCGTGCCCGTGGCGTATACGACAACGTTTTTTGTGGTGATGAATAAAGACCGGTGGGAATCTCTGCCCGGCGAGGTGCAGGAGACCATCACCCGGATAAGCCGCGAGTGGGCACCGCGCCATGGTGCGGCGTGGGACGAGAGCGACGCAGAAGGCAGGGCGTTTTTTGCAGAGCAGGGCAACAGCTTCATCACGCTGGAAGAGGCCGAGATGGCACGCTGGAAGCAGGCTGTCGAGCCGGTGGTTCAGGAGTATGTGCGGCAGGCCGCAAAGCGTGGTGTGGATGCTGAGGGCGTGGTGGAGTTTATCCGCAATGAGCTTGCAAGCGGCCGTTGA
- the ispG gene encoding flavodoxin-dependent (E)-4-hydroxy-3-methylbut-2-enyl-diphosphate synthase translates to MTIARRKSREVTIGNVRIGGDNPVVVQSMTNTDTRDVEQTVEQINSLAEAGCEIVRVAVLNDDAAWAIRPIKDQVTVPLVADIHFDHRLAVSALEAGVDALRINPGNIGGQKNVDKVVDAAKAHGSVIRVGVNGGSLERDLVEKYCGPTPEAMVESALRHVRMLEDRNFDNIKISLKSSSVTDTVTAYRLLGQQCEYPLHIGVTEAGTMLRGSVKSSVGIGILLWQGIGDTLRVSLTEDPVAEMAVAWEILRSLGLRFRGPEIISCPTCGRTEIDLISLAGEIERRLQNETQSFKVAVMGCVVNGPGEAREADIGIAGGRDKGIIFRHGEVIRTVKGGSNLLAAFNEELDKFLAERQGR, encoded by the coding sequence ATGACCATTGCACGCAGAAAATCGCGCGAAGTAACCATTGGAAACGTGCGTATCGGCGGAGATAATCCCGTAGTTGTCCAGAGCATGACCAACACCGATACGCGTGACGTCGAGCAGACCGTGGAACAGATCAACAGCCTTGCCGAAGCCGGCTGCGAGATTGTCCGCGTGGCTGTGCTTAATGATGATGCTGCATGGGCTATCAGGCCGATCAAAGATCAGGTCACGGTGCCGTTGGTGGCGGACATTCATTTTGACCATCGTCTCGCTGTTTCCGCTCTGGAGGCAGGCGTGGACGCCCTGCGCATCAATCCGGGCAACATCGGCGGTCAGAAAAACGTGGACAAGGTGGTGGATGCTGCCAAGGCCCACGGTTCCGTCATCCGTGTGGGAGTGAACGGCGGTTCGCTGGAGCGCGATCTGGTGGAAAAATACTGCGGTCCCACGCCGGAGGCCATGGTGGAAAGCGCTTTACGCCATGTGCGGATGCTGGAAGACCGCAATTTTGACAACATCAAGATTTCGCTCAAATCCTCTTCCGTAACGGATACTGTAACGGCGTACCGGCTGCTCGGGCAGCAGTGTGAATATCCTTTGCATATCGGCGTGACAGAAGCGGGCACCATGCTGCGCGGCTCTGTCAAGTCGTCGGTGGGCATAGGCATATTGCTGTGGCAGGGCATAGGTGATACTTTGCGGGTTTCGTTGACGGAAGATCCCGTGGCCGAAATGGCTGTGGCATGGGAAATTCTGCGTTCACTGGGGCTGCGTTTCCGCGGACCGGAAATTATATCCTGTCCTACCTGCGGCCGTACCGAAATTGATCTCATTTCGCTGGCCGGAGAGATTGAACGCAGGCTGCAGAACGAAACCCAGAGTTTTAAAGTGGCAGTCATGGGCTGTGTGGTCAACGGTCCGGGTGAAGCACGGGAAGCGGATATCGGTATTGCCGGCGGCCGTGACAAGGGTATCATTTTCCGCCACGGCGAGGTTATCCGGACCGTGAAAGGCGGTTCCAACCTGCTGGCTGCTTTTAATGAAGAACTGGATAAATTTTTGGCTGAACGTCAAGGACGGTAA
- a CDS encoding metal ABC transporter permease: protein MIEALSYDFMQHALLAALLASIACGIIGTLVVVNRLVFLAGGVAHAAYGGVGLAFYFGLPVLPCTLGFSVATSLIMADIARRDRQRADAAIGVLWAAGMAAGIILLDLTPGYNVDLMSYLFGSIMAVPAGDLWLMAGLDAVIVSAVAYFYQPLLVASFDEEYAAARGVPARLLYLLLIAMAAVTVVMLIRIAGLILVIALLTLPTFAAARTARTMGGMMFASTLWSMVFCLCGLWLSYMFNLTSGAAIIAAGVACVCVTAAASRLRRARTAAL from the coding sequence ATGATTGAAGCCCTTTCATATGACTTTATGCAGCACGCCTTGCTGGCGGCCCTGCTGGCCAGCATCGCCTGCGGCATCATAGGCACGCTGGTGGTGGTCAACCGGCTGGTTTTTCTGGCCGGCGGAGTTGCCCATGCGGCATACGGCGGTGTCGGACTGGCTTTTTATTTCGGGCTGCCCGTACTGCCGTGCACCCTCGGATTCTCTGTGGCCACCTCGCTGATCATGGCCGACATAGCCCGACGCGACAGACAACGGGCCGATGCCGCCATAGGAGTTCTATGGGCTGCCGGCATGGCTGCCGGCATTATCCTGCTGGACCTCACCCCCGGATATAACGTCGATCTCATGAGCTATCTTTTCGGCAGCATCATGGCGGTTCCCGCCGGAGACCTGTGGCTTATGGCGGGGCTGGACGCGGTCATCGTGAGCGCCGTAGCCTATTTTTACCAGCCGCTGCTGGTGGCATCGTTTGACGAAGAATACGCAGCCGCGCGGGGTGTTCCGGCCAGACTCCTGTACCTGCTGCTCATCGCCATGGCGGCAGTCACCGTGGTCATGCTCATCCGCATTGCGGGGCTTATTCTTGTCATCGCGCTGCTTACGCTGCCCACTTTCGCCGCGGCGCGCACCGCGCGCACCATGGGCGGCATGATGTTTGCCTCCACGCTGTGGAGCATGGTGTTCTGCCTGTGCGGTCTGTGGCTTTCGTACATGTTCAATCTGACATCCGGCGCGGCCATCATAGCCGCCGGAGTGGCGTGCGTCTGCGTCACAGCTGCGGCCTCGCGGCTGCGCAGAGCGCGCACCGCCGCACTGTAG
- a CDS encoding TRAP transporter small permease, which yields MKWLDGMLSGTENLMRAGAGCSLCGMVLVTAADVAGRAFASPLFGTEELVAFLAALTAGFSLPYAHRMQSHIAVEIFIRRYGRKVRRVIRLLVDAVCLALFSVLAWRLFDYAVSMRRSGVLSMNLELPEYLVVALVGLGVVVFALHLVCDVLRAVRGEA from the coding sequence GTGAAATGGCTTGATGGTATGCTGTCGGGGACAGAGAACCTGATGCGGGCGGGTGCAGGATGCTCCCTGTGCGGTATGGTGCTGGTTACTGCTGCGGATGTGGCAGGCAGGGCCTTTGCTTCGCCGCTTTTCGGTACAGAAGAGCTTGTGGCCTTTCTGGCGGCGCTGACGGCGGGCTTTTCACTGCCGTATGCGCACAGGATGCAAAGTCATATCGCGGTGGAGATTTTTATCAGACGGTACGGCCGGAAAGTGCGGCGGGTGATCAGGCTGCTGGTCGATGCAGTCTGTCTGGCGCTGTTCAGTGTTCTGGCATGGCGTCTTTTCGATTATGCCGTTTCCATGCGCCGTTCCGGCGTACTGTCCATGAATCTGGAACTGCCGGAATATCTGGTAGTCGCTCTGGTGGGGCTGGGCGTTGTTGTGTTCGCGCTGCATCTGGTGTGCGACGTGCTGCGGGCCGTACGGGGAGAAGCATGA
- a CDS encoding metal ABC transporter ATP-binding protein, with protein sequence MTQPVIDVNAVSFSYDSRTAYGDRGLALDNISLRVDEGEYLAVLGPNGGGKTTLFKLLLGLLKPTAGTVRLFGEEPREVLHKVGYVPQSITAKPSFPASALDVVLMGLANRDGKGLFGRWRHTPAERQKAMQCMETVGLEHLAASRFSDLSGGQRQRVLVARALVSDPLLLLLDEPTSNIDPQGKFCFYEFLAELRGPMTIVVVSHDLSIAGSAFSAVALVNRTLRYNAGPALTAEMLTMLYGTHDKTCPMGTFINSVSTIFPTLPEKRHD encoded by the coding sequence ATGACGCAACCTGTCATAGATGTGAACGCTGTCAGCTTCAGCTACGACAGCCGCACAGCTTACGGCGACCGGGGGCTGGCACTGGACAACATCTCGCTGCGTGTGGACGAGGGCGAGTATCTTGCGGTGCTCGGCCCCAACGGCGGCGGCAAGACCACACTGTTCAAGCTGTTACTGGGGCTGCTGAAACCCACAGCAGGAACAGTGCGCCTGTTCGGCGAAGAACCGCGGGAAGTACTGCACAAGGTCGGCTATGTACCGCAAAGTATCACGGCGAAGCCCTCTTTTCCTGCCAGTGCGCTTGATGTGGTGCTGATGGGGCTTGCCAACCGTGACGGAAAAGGGCTGTTCGGCAGGTGGCGACATACCCCTGCCGAACGGCAGAAAGCCATGCAGTGCATGGAGACCGTCGGGCTGGAGCATCTTGCGGCCAGCCGCTTTTCAGACCTGTCAGGCGGACAGCGCCAGCGGGTGCTTGTGGCGCGGGCGCTGGTTTCCGACCCGCTCCTTCTGCTGCTGGATGAGCCCACTTCCAACATCGACCCGCAAGGCAAGTTCTGTTTCTACGAGTTTCTGGCAGAGCTGCGCGGCCCCATGACCATTGTTGTGGTCAGTCACGATCTGTCCATTGCCGGTTCCGCGTTCAGTGCCGTGGCACTTGTCAACAGAACGCTGAGGTACAATGCGGGGCCCGCATTGACTGCCGAGATGCTGACCATGCTCTACGGCACTCACGATAAAACCTGCCCCATGGGCACATTCATCAACTCCGTTTCGACCATCTTTCCCACGCTGCCGGAGAAAAGACATGATTGA
- a CDS encoding FlgO family outer membrane protein — MSILKNTLLACAMAGVLTTAPAALAEDMQHGTGMEGFNTGTALRVQNPQGDHTLVQGGRTTLRTVHGLPRGVVVSDGNNGLVHITEDRAVQPPSPEYDDARELKLKIRELADQLLEGKAEKALRGVAALPASFVNQDNFEQSSSFGRYIAEQLFYEFNQRGFPVREYRLQQGIATRRAEGEFILSRGNQVIAASPAANIYLTGTYYRDRYSVFVNARLIRASDGLVLRTGQLVFPVTGVTRRMLASTDVKLESTYVGMQDFEIMTRATDLTSIDLGDDIH; from the coding sequence ATGTCAATCCTGAAAAATACACTGCTGGCATGCGCCATGGCGGGAGTGCTGACGACAGCGCCCGCAGCGCTGGCCGAAGACATGCAGCACGGCACCGGCATGGAAGGCTTTAATACCGGCACGGCGTTGCGGGTGCAGAATCCGCAGGGCGACCACACGCTGGTACAGGGCGGCAGAACCACCCTGCGCACCGTGCACGGGCTGCCCCGCGGAGTTGTGGTGTCCGACGGCAACAACGGTCTTGTGCACATCACCGAAGACCGTGCCGTGCAGCCGCCTTCGCCTGAATACGACGACGCCCGTGAGCTCAAACTGAAAATACGAGAACTGGCGGATCAGCTGCTGGAAGGCAAGGCGGAAAAAGCGCTGAGAGGAGTTGCCGCACTGCCTGCTTCTTTTGTCAATCAGGACAATTTCGAGCAGAGCTCATCCTTTGGCAGATATATTGCCGAACAGCTGTTCTACGAATTCAACCAGCGGGGCTTTCCCGTACGGGAATACCGGCTTCAGCAAGGCATAGCCACACGCCGAGCCGAAGGGGAATTCATTCTCTCGCGCGGCAATCAGGTCATCGCGGCTTCTCCCGCCGCCAATATTTATCTGACAGGCACATACTACCGCGACAGATACAGTGTATTCGTCAACGCGCGGCTTATCAGAGCGTCCGACGGCCTTGTGCTGCGCACGGGACAGCTGGTGTTTCCGGTAACCGGTGTCACCAGACGCATGCTGGCATCCACGGATGTAAAGCTGGAATCCACCTATGTCGGCATGCAGGATTTTGAAATAATGACCCGCGCCACTGATCTGACAAGTATCGACCTTGGCGACGACATTCATTAA
- a CDS encoding Fur family transcriptional regulator: MTDNHHTAGAEQCLLTAGLEATPNRLAALRALHGMGYAASAQEVLEALPAGTMDRVTLYRTLDTLAARGVISKTSAADRSFRYCSTPENGITPHCHFYCRKCGRMHCLAPAPLEQWAMRTAAEHNVDVQRIEIRLDGLCAACSKRQTDHS; encoded by the coding sequence ATGACAGACAACCATCATACCGCCGGCGCTGAACAGTGCCTTTTGACGGCAGGGCTGGAAGCCACCCCCAACCGTCTGGCCGCACTGCGCGCCCTGCACGGCATGGGATATGCCGCAAGCGCGCAGGAGGTGCTGGAAGCCCTGCCGGCAGGAACCATGGACAGAGTTACCCTGTACCGCACGCTGGATACGCTGGCGGCACGGGGAGTTATCAGCAAAACAAGCGCCGCCGACAGGTCGTTCCGCTACTGCAGCACACCGGAAAACGGTATAACGCCCCACTGCCACTTCTATTGCCGCAAGTGCGGCAGAATGCATTGCCTTGCTCCCGCACCGCTGGAACAGTGGGCCATGCGCACAGCCGCAGAACATAATGTAGACGTGCAGCGCATCGAAATACGGCTGGACGGGCTGTGCGCCGCCTGCTCCAAAAGACAGACTGACCATTCCTGA
- a CDS encoding FlgO family outer membrane protein, protein MHVRTYSFHIAVGLLMLALLLPLAAAAQSLPQTADAVARSIDSQLAERLGLFETPVKGYSLIVTTPVDINDFEAANPLARQMSEELAAWFAQAGYKVQEIRKSRGVMFAPRKGEIMLTRKQRLLANENLRTTLMLSGTYTRTPKHVRFNIRLLHAPSNEVLAMASGTLPLTRELRSLLDSGHMYRATGYSPSVGTSLR, encoded by the coding sequence ATGCATGTCAGAACATATTCATTTCATATAGCCGTCGGCCTGCTGATGCTGGCTCTGCTGCTTCCTCTTGCCGCAGCCGCCCAAAGTCTGCCCCAGACAGCTGACGCCGTGGCGCGCAGCATAGACAGCCAGCTGGCCGAACGTCTGGGCCTGTTTGAAACCCCCGTCAAAGGATACTCACTGATAGTGACCACCCCTGTGGATATAAACGATTTTGAAGCAGCCAACCCGCTGGCACGCCAGATGAGTGAAGAACTGGCGGCCTGGTTTGCTCAGGCCGGCTACAAGGTGCAGGAAATCCGCAAAAGCCGCGGCGTGATGTTTGCACCGCGCAAAGGCGAAATAATGCTTACCCGCAAACAGCGGCTGCTTGCCAACGAAAACCTGCGCACCACCCTCATGCTGAGCGGAACCTACACGCGCACCCCGAAGCATGTCCGGTTCAACATACGACTGCTGCATGCCCCCAGCAACGAGGTGCTGGCCATGGCCAGCGGCACGCTGCCGCTCACCCGGGAGCTACGTTCGCTGCTGGATTCGGGCCACATGTACCGCGCCACAGGATATTCACCCAGTGTAGGCACCTCGCTGCGCTGA